The following coding sequences are from one Paenibacillus sp. FSL R5-0912 window:
- a CDS encoding ABC transporter permease has product MKGSNAEVSGSPSLKNKSLGKRIWQNWELYLFMLPALLYFLVFHYGPMYGIQIAFKNFVPSKGITGSEWVGFDHFERFFNSYFFWDLLWNTFSISFYELAIGFPLPIILALAFNEVRNGPFKKSVQTVTYAPHFISVVVMAGMIITFLSPSSGMIVRAIEFLGFEPAQFLTDPAWFKTVYVFSGVWQSTGWGTIIYLAALSGVDPQLHEAAIVDGASRIKRVLHINLPTIIPTITIMLILNMGNILGLGFEKILLLQNSLNMEASDVISTYVYRAGLVNAQYSFSTAVGLFNSVVNVILLVTVNRIAKRTSENSLW; this is encoded by the coding sequence ATGAAGGGGAGTAATGCTGAAGTATCCGGAAGTCCTTCATTGAAGAACAAGTCCCTTGGCAAAAGAATCTGGCAAAATTGGGAGCTCTATCTGTTCATGCTTCCCGCATTACTGTATTTCCTCGTTTTTCATTACGGTCCGATGTACGGTATTCAGATTGCGTTTAAGAATTTCGTACCCTCGAAGGGAATTACGGGCAGCGAATGGGTAGGCTTTGACCATTTTGAACGGTTCTTCAATTCCTATTTCTTCTGGGATCTGCTCTGGAACACATTCAGTATCAGCTTCTATGAACTGGCCATCGGGTTTCCGCTGCCGATCATTCTGGCGCTGGCCTTCAATGAGGTCCGCAACGGCCCGTTCAAAAAATCAGTCCAGACGGTAACCTATGCGCCGCATTTCATTTCCGTCGTTGTTATGGCAGGGATGATTATTACCTTCCTGTCGCCCTCCAGCGGAATGATTGTCCGGGCCATCGAATTCCTGGGCTTCGAGCCTGCGCAGTTTCTGACCGATCCGGCCTGGTTCAAGACCGTGTATGTCTTCTCGGGCGTCTGGCAGAGCACCGGGTGGGGAACGATTATTTATCTCGCGGCTCTGTCAGGCGTAGATCCCCAGCTGCATGAAGCGGCCATTGTGGATGGAGCAAGCCGGATCAAACGGGTGCTGCATATCAACCTGCCGACGATTATCCCCACGATTACGATCATGCTGATCCTGAATATGGGGAATATTCTGGGCCTTGGCTTCGAGAAAATTCTGCTGCTGCAGAATTCGCTCAATATGGAAGCTTCCGATGTCATATCCACTTATGTATACCGCGCCGGGCTAGTGAACGCCCAATACAGCTTCTCTACGGCTGTCGGATTGTTCAACTCGGTGGTCAACGTAATTCTGCTGGTTACCGTCAACCGGATTGCCAAACGCACCAGTGAGAACAGTCTCTGGTAG
- a CDS encoding glycoside hydrolase family 125 protein, whose product MNLPASITTYLNEADERLKHHPKLQQLFRNCFPNTLETTTKLLEDGTTFVFTGDIPAMWLRDSTEQVRHYIPFAKNDPELQRILRGLIARQMFYVNIDPYTNAFNETASDKHYRDTDDCNLNPWMWERKYELDSLCFVVQLAYMYWKEAEQRDIFDAACYQALTSIVNVIETEQYHGEKSPYHFIRQTLQDTETLHNNGRGMPVNYTGMSWSGFRPSDDSCEFGYNIPSNMFAVVILGYIREIASEVYMDERLAARAAKLRKEIDFGIRTYGIVTHPKYGRIYAYETDGFGNYSLMDDAGTPGLMSIPYIGYVGVEDEIYQNTRRFALSFDNPFYFEGKHAKGIGSPHTPGGYVWHMALSMQALTADNDEEIKELIDMLIRTDADTGYMHEGFHPDDPADFSREWFAWSNSLFATLIGKAMDKGLF is encoded by the coding sequence ATGAACCTGCCAGCTTCCATTACCACCTATCTGAATGAGGCCGACGAACGGCTCAAGCATCACCCGAAACTGCAGCAATTGTTCCGCAATTGCTTCCCGAATACGCTGGAGACGACCACCAAGCTGCTGGAGGACGGCACCACCTTCGTGTTCACCGGAGATATTCCGGCCATGTGGCTGCGCGATTCGACGGAGCAGGTGCGCCACTACATTCCTTTTGCCAAAAACGATCCGGAATTGCAGCGCATTCTCCGCGGCCTGATCGCCCGCCAGATGTTCTATGTCAATATTGATCCGTACACCAACGCCTTCAACGAAACGGCCAGCGACAAGCATTACCGGGATACGGACGACTGCAATCTGAATCCGTGGATGTGGGAGCGCAAGTATGAGCTGGACTCCCTCTGCTTCGTTGTACAGCTGGCGTATATGTACTGGAAGGAAGCAGAGCAGCGCGATATCTTCGATGCTGCCTGCTACCAGGCGCTGACCTCCATTGTGAATGTTATCGAAACCGAGCAATATCACGGGGAGAAGTCGCCATACCATTTCATCCGGCAGACGCTTCAGGATACGGAAACTTTGCACAATAACGGACGCGGCATGCCTGTCAACTATACCGGCATGAGCTGGTCCGGCTTCCGGCCAAGCGATGACAGCTGCGAATTCGGCTACAACATTCCCTCCAATATGTTCGCCGTAGTCATTCTGGGTTATATCCGCGAGATTGCAAGCGAGGTCTACATGGACGAAAGACTGGCGGCACGGGCGGCGAAGCTGCGCAAGGAGATCGACTTCGGCATCCGTACCTACGGAATCGTGACTCACCCAAAATACGGCAGAATCTACGCCTATGAAACGGACGGATTCGGCAATTATTCCCTGATGGACGATGCGGGCACACCTGGACTGATGTCCATTCCTTATATTGGTTATGTTGGCGTAGAGGATGAGATTTATCAGAACACACGCCGTTTCGCCCTCAGCTTCGACAATCCCTTCTACTTCGAGGGCAAGCACGCCAAGGGCATTGGCAGTCCGCATACGCCGGGCGGTTATGTGTGGCACATGGCACTGTCCATGCAGGCGCTGACGGCAGACAACGATGAGGAGATCAAGGAGCTGATCGACATGCTGATCCGCACTGATGCGGATACCGGCTACATGCACGAAGGCTTCCACCCGGATGATCCAGCCGACTTCTCCCGCGAGTGGTTCGCCTGGTCCAATAGCCTGTTCGCCACGCTGATCGGCAAAGCGATGGATAAAGGGCTGTTCTAG
- a CDS encoding glycoside hydrolase family 3 N-terminal domain-containing protein, translating into MIYKDKARPVTDRVQDLLQRMTLGEKAGQLVQPFGWQCYEKHPDGTTGMTEAFKRQVAAGGVGSLYGTLRADPWTGVTLETGLSPKQGAEAVNAIQAYAMKESRLGIPILFGEECSHGHMAIGATVFPVPLALGSMWNPELYREMCRAVALETRSQGGAATYSPVLDVVRDPRWGRTEETFGEDPYLIAVMGVEAVKGLQGERLDAEDSVMATLKHFAAYGSSEGGRNSAPVHMGLRELHEVDLLPFRKAVEAGALSIMTAYNEIDGVPCTTNRYLLQDVLREQWGFEGFVITDCGALGMLTSGHNTAGSGETAVAQALLAGIDMEMSGEMFEKHIAAAIEHGRLQESDLDRAAARILELKFKLGLFDRPYADPEQAGQTIGKPEHRELARRIAGESIILLKNENGTLPLSKQIPKLAVIGPNADAPYNQLGDYTSPQPKGAIVTVLEGIRQALGGSADKVLYAHGCRIKGDSREGFAHALACAAEADAVVLAIGGSSARDFGEGTIDLLTGASVVTEHSWSDMECGEGIDRATLNLMGVQLELAQEIHKLGKPLIVVYINGRPIAEPWIVEHADAILEAWYPGQEGGHAIADILFGEVNPSGRLTISIPKHVGQLPVYYYKRRTRGKRYLETDFHAEYPFGYGLSYSEFAYSNLKVEPSVISADGQALVSVDVTNSGDRAGSEVVQLYISDLASSITRPEKQLKGFRKISLQPGDTQTVTFSVGREQLEYVSADLTRIVEAGEFAVMAGPHSVEYLTAPLHVREES; encoded by the coding sequence ATGATCTATAAGGATAAAGCGCGCCCTGTGACCGATCGGGTACAGGACCTGCTGCAGCGCATGACCCTTGGAGAGAAGGCTGGACAATTAGTCCAGCCTTTCGGCTGGCAGTGCTATGAGAAGCACCCTGACGGAACTACAGGTATGACAGAAGCTTTCAAGCGCCAGGTTGCAGCCGGAGGTGTCGGTTCCTTGTATGGAACGCTGCGTGCAGACCCGTGGACCGGCGTTACCCTGGAGACGGGCCTGTCCCCGAAGCAAGGAGCAGAGGCGGTGAATGCCATTCAGGCCTACGCGATGAAGGAGAGCCGGCTGGGGATTCCCATTCTGTTCGGGGAGGAGTGCTCACACGGACATATGGCGATCGGCGCGACCGTATTTCCGGTTCCGCTGGCTCTGGGCAGCATGTGGAATCCGGAGCTGTACCGGGAGATGTGCCGGGCAGTGGCACTGGAGACCCGCAGCCAGGGCGGAGCGGCCACCTATTCGCCGGTGCTGGATGTAGTGCGTGATCCGCGCTGGGGGCGTACGGAGGAGACGTTTGGTGAAGATCCTTATCTCATCGCCGTGATGGGCGTGGAGGCGGTGAAGGGATTGCAGGGAGAACGGCTGGATGCGGAGGATTCCGTGATGGCGACCCTGAAGCATTTCGCCGCCTATGGCAGCTCGGAAGGCGGGCGGAATTCAGCGCCTGTGCATATGGGACTCCGGGAGCTGCATGAAGTCGATCTGCTGCCCTTCCGCAAAGCGGTGGAGGCCGGAGCGCTGTCCATTATGACAGCCTATAACGAGATTGACGGCGTGCCCTGCACGACGAATCGTTATCTGCTGCAGGATGTGCTGCGAGAGCAGTGGGGCTTCGAGGGCTTCGTGATCACGGATTGCGGAGCGCTGGGGATGCTGACAAGCGGGCATAACACCGCGGGTAGCGGGGAGACGGCAGTGGCCCAGGCGCTCCTCGCCGGCATCGATATGGAGATGTCGGGCGAAATGTTCGAGAAGCACATCGCGGCCGCTATCGAGCATGGACGGCTGCAGGAGTCCGATCTGGACCGCGCGGCCGCCCGGATTCTGGAGCTGAAGTTCAAGCTCGGGCTGTTCGACCGTCCCTACGCCGATCCTGAGCAGGCCGGGCAGACGATCGGCAAGCCGGAGCACCGGGAGCTGGCGCGGCGGATCGCCGGAGAGAGCATCATTCTACTGAAGAACGAGAACGGAACGCTGCCGCTGAGCAAGCAGATTCCGAAGCTTGCGGTAATCGGACCCAATGCGGATGCGCCGTATAACCAGCTGGGCGACTATACCTCGCCGCAGCCCAAAGGCGCGATTGTCACTGTGCTTGAGGGAATCCGGCAGGCGTTGGGCGGCAGTGCGGACAAGGTGCTGTATGCACACGGCTGCCGGATTAAGGGCGATTCCCGGGAAGGCTTCGCCCATGCGCTGGCCTGTGCCGCAGAGGCTGATGCCGTTGTGCTGGCGATTGGCGGCTCCAGTGCCAGAGATTTCGGGGAAGGCACAATCGATCTGCTTACCGGTGCTTCAGTCGTGACTGAGCATTCCTGGAGCGATATGGAATGCGGCGAGGGCATCGACCGGGCCACGCTGAATCTGATGGGCGTACAGCTTGAGCTGGCACAGGAGATTCATAAGCTGGGCAAGCCGCTGATTGTGGTCTACATCAACGGGCGTCCGATTGCCGAGCCATGGATTGTAGAGCATGCTGATGCCATTCTGGAGGCCTGGTATCCGGGCCAGGAAGGCGGGCATGCCATTGCCGATATTCTCTTCGGCGAGGTGAACCCTTCCGGGCGGCTGACGATCAGTATTCCGAAGCATGTGGGTCAGCTTCCGGTCTATTACTATAAACGGCGGACCAGAGGCAAACGGTATCTGGAGACGGACTTCCATGCCGAGTATCCGTTCGGCTACGGCCTCAGCTACAGCGAATTTGCATACAGTAACCTGAAGGTGGAGCCTTCCGTGATATCTGCGGACGGGCAGGCGCTTGTCTCCGTGGATGTGACCAATTCCGGAGACCGGGCGGGGAGCGAGGTGGTCCAGCTGTATATTTCCGATCTGGCCTCCTCCATTACCCGTCCCGAGAAGCAGCTCAAGGGCTTCCGCAAGATCAGCCTCCAGCCGGGAGACACGCAGACGGTGACGTTCAGCGTGGGCCGGGAGCAGCTGGAGTATGTATCTGCGGATTTAACGCGGATCGTGGAAGCGGGAGAATTCGCGGTGATGGCAGGTCCGCACTCCGTAGAGTACTTGACGGCACCGCTCCATGTGAGGGAGGAGAGCTGA
- a CDS encoding alpha-mannosidase produces the protein MTRTTAHLISHTHWDREWYMPYERHHVLLAKLMNELLETLEKDERYRYFHLDGQTIIIEDYLQIHPEKREQLERFILEGRIVIGPWYVLQDEFLTSSEANVRNLLIGHQDAAKYGVISKLGYFPDSFGNMGQAPQLLRQADIETAVFGRGVKPTGFDNMVGELNSSSYESPYSEMFWESPDGSSVLGLLFANWYSNGNEVPVDAGEAKAFWDKKIADAGKYASTPELLFMNGCDHQPVQRDLADALETARKLYPDTDFVHSSFEQYLEALGPSLPEDLVTVHGELRSQHTDGWGTLVNTASARVYLKQLNHQGQTLLEKGAEPLAALAYLLSGQAYPHALLTYAWKTLMQNHPHDSICGCSVDEVHREMVTRFEKSRHVGEAIMEESLKAISGQIGTMGVAAWGESAIPVTVFNTTGWERSGTVSVEVAVAKRYFKGGPNPAAIAEALDQLPLELARGRLLGADGRVLACKAEDLGTRFGYELPDDQFRKPYMARMVRLTFEAVQIPPLGYTTYAWVESPGSASAGAAGAAASPLRLTETGMENGFLAIQIREDGSYDVKDKHTGKVFAGLGVYENYGDIGNEYVFRQPEGDAALTTKGLDARITLAEHEPYRVTYEIVHEWTVPASADASFEEEKRRMVPFRQRKAGRSSAQVPLRIVTRISLEANGTGIQVSATFNNQAKDHRLRVLFPTDLAASTLLADSIFEAAERAIEPAADWINPSNAQHQQAYVSVSDGSAGLVVANKGLNEYEVLRDGSNTIAVTLLRSVSELGDWGVFPTPEAQCLGEQTAQFAVRPYAGDAGWPEAFAWAYQYQVPWFTVQTGWQQGSLPAEYQPLEWQGRTMALSAFKLSEEHEDIILRWYNLAHQEQDFALVPHFPVEAVHASDILERRKQTAILDEGILRSTAGKAQIVTYALQTVQP, from the coding sequence ATGACCCGTACAACCGCACACCTGATCTCCCACACCCACTGGGACCGGGAATGGTACATGCCTTACGAGCGTCACCACGTTCTGCTGGCGAAGCTGATGAATGAGCTCCTGGAAACTCTGGAGAAGGATGAACGCTACCGTTATTTCCACCTGGACGGACAGACCATTATTATTGAAGACTATCTTCAGATTCATCCGGAGAAAAGAGAGCAGCTGGAGAGATTCATCCTCGAAGGCCGTATTGTCATCGGCCCCTGGTATGTGCTCCAGGATGAATTCCTGACCAGCTCGGAGGCCAATGTCCGCAATCTGCTGATCGGCCATCAGGACGCGGCCAAATATGGCGTCATCTCCAAGCTGGGTTATTTCCCGGATTCCTTCGGCAATATGGGACAAGCCCCGCAGCTGCTCCGGCAGGCAGACATTGAGACTGCGGTGTTCGGGCGCGGAGTGAAGCCGACGGGCTTCGACAATATGGTCGGCGAGTTGAACAGCTCAAGCTATGAATCGCCTTACTCCGAGATGTTCTGGGAATCACCCGACGGCTCAAGCGTGCTGGGGCTGCTGTTTGCGAACTGGTACAGCAACGGCAACGAGGTGCCGGTAGATGCGGGTGAAGCCAAGGCCTTCTGGGACAAAAAAATCGCCGATGCCGGCAAATATGCCTCCACCCCCGAGCTGCTGTTCATGAACGGCTGTGATCATCAGCCGGTACAGCGTGATCTCGCCGATGCGCTGGAGACCGCGAGGAAGCTCTACCCGGACACGGATTTCGTCCATTCCAGCTTCGAGCAGTACTTGGAGGCGCTGGGTCCTTCGCTGCCTGAAGATCTGGTCACCGTACACGGAGAGCTGCGCAGCCAGCATACGGACGGCTGGGGGACGCTGGTGAACACCGCTTCCGCCCGCGTCTATCTGAAGCAGCTGAATCATCAGGGCCAGACCCTGCTGGAGAAGGGCGCCGAGCCGCTGGCTGCCCTGGCTTATCTGCTCAGCGGGCAGGCTTATCCCCACGCCCTGCTGACCTACGCCTGGAAGACGCTGATGCAGAATCATCCGCATGACAGCATCTGCGGCTGTAGCGTGGATGAGGTTCACCGCGAGATGGTTACACGCTTCGAGAAGAGCAGGCATGTCGGCGAGGCTATTATGGAGGAGAGCCTGAAGGCGATCTCCGGTCAGATTGGAACTATGGGCGTAGCCGCCTGGGGAGAATCTGCCATTCCCGTGACGGTCTTCAATACAACCGGCTGGGAACGCAGTGGTACGGTTAGTGTGGAGGTAGCGGTAGCCAAACGGTACTTCAAGGGAGGCCCGAATCCTGCGGCGATTGCCGAAGCGCTGGATCAGTTACCGCTTGAGCTTGCGCGCGGGCGGCTGCTGGGTGCGGACGGACGGGTCCTGGCCTGCAAGGCCGAGGATCTCGGCACCCGGTTCGGCTATGAGCTGCCGGACGATCAGTTCCGCAAGCCTTATATGGCGCGTATGGTCCGGCTGACCTTCGAAGCTGTGCAGATTCCGCCGCTTGGCTATACCACTTATGCCTGGGTGGAGTCACCGGGTAGCGCATCCGCTGGAGCTGCCGGGGCTGCTGCCAGCCCGCTTAGGCTCACCGAGACGGGGATGGAGAACGGATTCCTGGCCATCCAGATCCGGGAAGACGGCTCGTATGATGTGAAGGACAAGCACACCGGCAAAGTCTTCGCCGGACTAGGGGTTTACGAGAATTACGGGGATATCGGAAATGAGTATGTGTTCCGCCAGCCGGAGGGCGATGCTGCTCTGACTACCAAGGGACTGGACGCCCGCATCACGCTTGCCGAGCACGAGCCTTACCGCGTCACCTATGAAATCGTGCATGAATGGACCGTTCCGGCTTCCGCCGATGCCTCCTTCGAGGAGGAGAAGCGCCGGATGGTTCCGTTCCGCCAGCGCAAGGCGGGACGCTCTTCAGCCCAGGTCCCGCTGCGGATCGTAACCCGGATCAGTCTGGAGGCTAATGGGACCGGCATTCAGGTCTCTGCCACGTTCAATAACCAGGCCAAGGACCACAGGCTGCGCGTCCTCTTCCCTACGGATCTTGCCGCCTCCACACTCTTGGCGGATTCCATCTTCGAAGCGGCGGAGCGCGCCATTGAACCGGCTGCCGACTGGATCAATCCGAGCAATGCCCAGCACCAGCAGGCTTACGTCAGTGTGTCGGACGGCAGCGCGGGTCTTGTGGTCGCCAACAAAGGGCTGAACGAATACGAGGTCCTGCGTGACGGAAGCAATACCATTGCCGTAACCCTGCTACGCAGTGTGTCGGAGCTGGGGGACTGGGGCGTGTTCCCTACGCCGGAAGCCCAGTGCCTGGGTGAGCAGACCGCTCAATTCGCGGTTCGCCCTTATGCCGGAGATGCCGGGTGGCCGGAGGCCTTCGCCTGGGCCTACCAGTATCAGGTGCCTTGGTTCACTGTACAGACCGGCTGGCAGCAGGGCTCCCTGCCTGCCGAGTATCAGCCGCTGGAGTGGCAGGGCCGCACAATGGCCCTCTCCGCCTTCAAGCTGTCGGAAGAACATGAGGATATTATCCTGCGGTGGTACAATCTGGCGCATCAGGAGCAGGATTTTGCGCTCGTGCCGCATTTTCCCGTAGAGGCTGTACATGCCAGTGATATTCTGGAGCGGCGGAAACAGACAGCCATATTAGATGAAGGAATTCTGCGCAGCACCGCCGGCAAAGCCCAAATTGTAACTTATGCCCTGCAAACGGTACAACCCTAA
- the deoC gene encoding deoxyribose-phosphate aldolase: MSETTISGIIDHTLLKADARKDDIIKLAEEAKAYKFASVCVNPAWVSTAYAVLKDTPEVKVCTVIGFPLGSSTPETKAFETTDAIANGAGEVDMVINIGALKDGNDELVKRDIAAVVEAARGKALTKVIIETCLLSDGEKVRACKLAVEAGADFVKTSTGFSTGGATKEDIALMRATVGPDIGVKASGGVRSAEDALVMVGAGATRIGTSGGVAIAKGEQSQSSY; encoded by the coding sequence ATGAGTGAAACTACAATATCCGGGATTATTGATCATACGCTGCTGAAGGCGGATGCCCGTAAAGACGATATTATCAAGCTGGCTGAGGAAGCCAAAGCATACAAATTCGCTTCGGTCTGTGTGAACCCGGCCTGGGTGTCCACGGCCTATGCCGTGCTGAAGGATACGCCGGAAGTAAAAGTATGTACAGTAATCGGGTTCCCGCTGGGATCGTCCACACCGGAAACCAAAGCCTTTGAAACCACCGATGCGATTGCTAACGGTGCTGGCGAAGTAGATATGGTTATTAATATCGGCGCATTGAAAGACGGCAATGACGAGCTGGTGAAACGTGATATCGCCGCAGTGGTTGAAGCTGCCCGCGGTAAAGCACTAACCAAAGTCATCATTGAAACCTGCCTGCTGTCCGATGGAGAGAAGGTCCGCGCCTGTAAGCTCGCTGTAGAAGCGGGAGCCGACTTTGTGAAGACTTCGACCGGCTTCTCCACGGGAGGCGCAACGAAGGAAGATATCGCACTCATGCGGGCGACTGTCGGCCCTGATATCGGCGTTAAGGCATCCGGCGGTGTGCGCAGTGCGGAAGATGCCCTCGTAATGGTCGGAGCAGGCGCTACCCGGATCGGGACAAGCGGCGGCGTAGCCATTGCCAAAGGTGAACAAAGTCAGAGCAGCTACTAA
- a CDS encoding carbohydrate ABC transporter permease, with the protein MVTAMKESRGDKLFLISTYIYLCLALLVVLYPLVYILSASISSPQDVNSGAMWLFPKNVTLDGYKLVFENPKIWNGYLNTIIYTVAGTLLNLAVTLPASYALSRSDFVGRQLFMGIILFTMFFSGGLVPTYLLVKNLGLINSMGALILPVAASVWNIVVARTFFQTTIPKELQEAAHIDGSTNLGLFIRIILPLSAPIIAVMALFYGVGHWNSYFPSLIYLNDEAKYPLQMVLRQILVLQEMSAETTGAAINGEVAIAMNNKAETASLIKYGVIVVSTLPIVAVYPFLQRYFVQGVMIGSVKG; encoded by the coding sequence TTGGTTACTGCTATGAAAGAGTCAAGGGGAGACAAGCTGTTTCTGATCAGCACCTATATTTATCTGTGCCTTGCCCTGCTGGTTGTTCTCTATCCGCTGGTCTATATTCTCAGCGCTTCGATCAGTTCGCCGCAGGATGTCAATTCGGGAGCCATGTGGCTGTTCCCGAAGAACGTGACACTGGACGGCTACAAGCTTGTTTTTGAGAACCCTAAGATATGGAATGGTTACTTGAATACCATTATTTACACGGTGGCGGGCACCCTGCTCAATCTCGCGGTTACGCTGCCGGCCTCCTATGCGCTCAGCAGATCTGACTTTGTCGGACGCCAGCTGTTTATGGGTATCATTCTGTTCACGATGTTCTTCAGCGGCGGACTCGTGCCGACGTATCTGCTGGTCAAGAACCTGGGCCTCATCAACAGTATGGGCGCATTGATTCTGCCGGTGGCCGCTTCGGTCTGGAACATCGTCGTAGCCCGCACCTTTTTCCAGACGACCATCCCGAAGGAATTGCAGGAGGCGGCGCACATTGACGGCTCTACGAACCTGGGGCTGTTCATCCGTATTATTTTGCCGCTGTCCGCACCGATTATTGCCGTTATGGCCCTGTTCTACGGGGTAGGCCACTGGAACAGCTATTTCCCGTCCCTGATCTATTTGAATGATGAAGCCAAGTATCCGCTGCAGATGGTGCTGCGCCAGATCCTTGTCCTTCAGGAAATGTCGGCCGAAACCACGGGCGCTGCGATCAACGGCGAGGTGGCGATCGCCATGAATAATAAGGCAGAAACGGCATCGCTGATCAAATATGGAGTTATTGTCGTCTCTACGCTACCCATCGTGGCTGTCTATCCGTTCCTGCAGCGTTATTTTGTTCAAGGCGTCATGATTGGCTCAGTTAAAGGCTAA
- a CDS encoding extracellular solute-binding protein: MQTTRKPWKLLLSSAMILTLLAGCGNSNEGAKNNSSGEVTVNKEGFPIVNQPVTLTLTAPDVGIQNWENMAVLQQMQEMSGITMEYKNAPKDSFETKKNLVFASGDYPDIFYAAGLTTAEQMNYGEQGILIPLEDLIEEYAPNFKALLEEYPDVRKSITAPDGHIYSLPVVEFSQHWYRNPMWYNGDFLKALNIDKLPETTEELYTYLKRVKEEDPNGNGIADELPISSVTTAAANLRDIRTWLLGAFGIYEEEIYVDDADKVHYTPLEEGYKEYLTYMNRLWSEELLDHESFSQTAEQKKAKAQNNRVALFSDWHAYMTKGGEPSTSDPMFAPVRSESVDAPAIAKNRGITTGAFAITNSNPEPEASLRWVDYLYSYEGALYFNKGPEGVLWEYTDKDNRVKQYLPVPDGKEMEDYRATLTPNYGIPAPTLSMDDINKGLKTDFDLWVEQETKQKLLDKGARIPFPALFLTVEEQTEISSLNSDLSTYVKQMEAKFITGAEPLTGWDNYVATVKKMGGERVAEINQAAYDRWKTN, translated from the coding sequence ATGCAAACCACACGTAAACCATGGAAGCTTCTGCTGTCTTCGGCTATGATCCTGACGTTGCTGGCAGGCTGCGGCAATTCAAACGAAGGGGCCAAGAATAACAGCAGCGGCGAAGTTACTGTGAACAAGGAAGGCTTTCCGATTGTGAATCAGCCCGTAACACTGACGCTCACAGCGCCGGATGTAGGAATTCAGAACTGGGAGAATATGGCGGTGCTCCAGCAGATGCAGGAGATGTCCGGCATTACTATGGAATATAAGAACGCGCCGAAGGACAGCTTCGAGACGAAGAAGAACCTGGTGTTTGCCAGCGGGGATTACCCGGATATCTTCTACGCAGCGGGTCTGACGACTGCAGAACAGATGAATTATGGAGAGCAGGGTATCCTGATCCCTCTGGAGGACCTGATCGAAGAGTATGCCCCGAACTTCAAAGCGCTGCTGGAGGAGTACCCGGATGTCCGCAAATCGATCACAGCCCCGGACGGGCATATCTATTCCTTGCCGGTGGTGGAATTCAGCCAGCACTGGTACCGCAACCCGATGTGGTATAACGGGGATTTCCTGAAGGCGCTCAATATTGACAAGCTTCCCGAAACAACAGAGGAGCTGTATACCTATCTGAAGCGTGTGAAGGAGGAAGATCCGAACGGCAATGGCATTGCTGATGAACTTCCGATTTCCTCAGTTACGACAGCCGCTGCGAACCTCCGCGATATCCGTACCTGGCTGCTGGGAGCCTTCGGAATCTATGAGGAGGAAATTTATGTAGACGATGCGGATAAGGTGCATTATACACCGCTGGAAGAAGGCTACAAGGAGTATCTGACTTATATGAACCGCCTGTGGTCCGAGGAGCTGCTGGATCATGAGAGCTTCTCGCAGACAGCGGAGCAGAAGAAGGCCAAAGCGCAGAACAACCGCGTCGCTCTCTTCTCCGACTGGCATGCTTATATGACCAAGGGCGGAGAGCCTTCGACGTCTGATCCGATGTTTGCGCCAGTCCGCAGCGAATCGGTGGATGCGCCGGCGATTGCCAAGAACAGAGGGATTACAACCGGCGCTTTTGCCATTACGAACAGCAATCCGGAGCCGGAGGCCTCACTGCGCTGGGTAGATTATCTCTACTCCTATGAAGGTGCCTTGTACTTCAATAAAGGGCCGGAGGGTGTTCTCTGGGAATACACCGACAAAGACAACCGGGTCAAGCAATACCTGCCTGTACCAGACGGCAAGGAAATGGAAGATTACCGGGCCACGCTGACGCCTAACTACGGTATTCCTGCGCCAACTCTGTCCATGGATGATATCAACAAGGGACTGAAGACAGACTTTGACCTCTGGGTAGAACAGGAGACCAAGCAGAAGCTACTGGATAAAGGCGCACGGATTCCGTTCCCGGCCCTGTTCCTCACCGTGGAAGAACAGACCGAGATCAGCAGCCTGAATTCGGATCTGAGCACGTATGTGAAGCAGATGGAAGCGAAGTTCATTACCGGAGCCGAGCCGCTTACGGGGTGGGATAATTATGTGGCGACGGTTAAGAAAATGGGCGGAGAGCGTGTAGCCGAGATCAACCAGGCTGCTTATGACCGCTGGAAAACCAACTAA